In the Pseudoliparis swirei isolate HS2019 ecotype Mariana Trench chromosome 21, NWPU_hadal_v1, whole genome shotgun sequence genome, one interval contains:
- the dtx4a gene encoding E3 ubiquitin-protein ligase DTX4a, giving the protein MLLASAVVVWEWLNEHGRWRPYSPAVCHHIEAVIRSDPRCASVVLGQVDSRLSPYIIDLHSMHQFRQDTGTLRPVRRSFYDPTSAPGHGWLWEWENDAGSWTAYDTEVGIAIQAARDRQQPWLDLAPLGFCYLIDFESMTQINGQTQRCRRIQRRSDMAYPLVSGPLPKSHHAWGPMSTPSHGGLLGVDVSGVGVGVRMGGGGGGTGNGSAYPSGALPASAITSLGQPCACQQCMLVLSVKAGAVSAHTLGRRPPQTKPPSPKISSYPIPGGSYSLTLPRPPSLSRSYSPHRTSVVGATGGFSVGGAGGVGFIGGGGVGGASFGYGGGFPHSLSFLSSATGALSISSARPPPPLLPPPPPPPHSAAALSSAAAACPPHPSTSSSLSAAGPAPAAPAPGPPLISTAASTCTPSPSARVLGPVSSAAGAGAASYAAPLPPRSSLAGLSRPALQRIAMAQSRALIASGVPTVPVKNLNGSSPVHPALAGITGILMSAAGLPVCLTRPPKLVLHPPPVSKSDIKPIPGLGHCCRKTTKKQARKGKTPEEVVKRYLQKVRNPPEEDCTICMEALAGQSGYKGPGVGGISRAESVGRLAQCGHQYHLQCLVAMYNNGNKDGSLQCPTCKTIYGVKTGNQPPGKMEYHVIPHSLPGHPDCKTIRIIYNIPPGIQGPEHPNPGKPFTARGFPRHCYLPDSEKGRKVLRLLLVAWDRRLIFSVGTSSTTGESDTVIWNEVHHKTEFGSNLTGHGYPDPGHLDNVLEELKAQGITEEECLPRD; this is encoded by the exons ATGTTACTAGCATCCGCCGTGGTGGTATGGGAATGGCTGAACGAGCACGGACGCTGGCGGCCCTACAGCCCGGCTGTCTGTCATCACATCGAGGCAGTCATCCGGAGCGACCCGCGGTGTGCTAGTGTTGTCCTCGGCCAGGTGGACTCTCGCCTCTCGCCCTACATCATCGACTTGCATTCCATGCACCAGTTCCGACAAGACACAG GTACCCTTCGACCGGTACGACGTAGCTTCTACGACCCCACCTCGGCGCCGGGCCACGGCTGGTTGTGGGAGTGGGAGAACGACGCCGGCAGTTGGACGGCGTACGACACGGAGGTGGGCATCGCGATCCAGGCGGCACGCGACCGCCAGCAGCCCTGGCTGGACCTGGCGCCGCTGGGTTTCTGCTACCTCATTGACTTCGAGAGCATGACCCAAATCAACGGGCAGACGCAGCGCTGCCGACGCATCCAGCGCCGCTCCGACATGGCTTACCCGCTGGTGTCCGGGCCCCTGCCCAAATCCCACCACGCCTGGGGGCCCATGTCCACGCCCAGCCACGGGGGACTGCTCGGTGTGGACGTATCCGGGGTGGGCGTGGGGGTGCGgatgggcggcggcggcggcgggaccGGAAACGGGAGCGCGTACCCCAGCGGGGCGCTGCCGGCCTCCGCCATCACTTCCTTAGGGCAGCCCTGCGCCTGTCAGCAGTGTATGCTGGTGCTGAGTGTCAAAGCGGGCGCCGTGTCCGCTCACACTCTGGGTCGGAGGCCGCCGCAGACCAAGCCGCCGAGTCCCAAAATCAGCAGTTACCCCATCCCGGGGGGGTCGTACTCGCTGACACTCCCTCGGCCTCCTTCCCTGTCTCGGTCTTACTCCCCCCACAGGACGTCCGTCGTTGGGGCGACGGGTGGCTTCAGTGTCGGAGGCGCGGGAGGCGTCGGTTtcatcggcggcggcggcgtgggcgGCGCCAGCTTCGGCTACGGAGGAGGCTTCCCCCACTCGCTGTCCTTCCTCAGCTCGGCCACCGGcgccctctccatctcctccgccCGGCCCCCTCCGCCGCTtctcccgcctcctccgccgcctcccCATTCCGCCGCCGCCCTCTCATCCGCGGCCGCCGCCTgcccccctcacccctccacCTCGTCCTCCCTCTCTGCCGCCGGTCCCGCCCCCGCGGCGCCCGCTCCGGGCCCGCCTCTCATCTCCACGGCCGCCTCCACCTGCACGCCGTCGCCTTCGGCCCGCGTCCTGGGTCCGGTGTCTTCGGCGGCCGGCGCCGGCGCCGCGTCCTACGCCGCCCCTCTGCCGCCGCGCTCCAGCCTGGCGGGGCTGAGCCGACCGGCGCTCCAGCGTATAGCCATGGCCCAGTCGCGCGCCCTGATTGCCTCTGG AGTGCCAACTGTTCCAGTCAAGAACCTGAATGGATCAAGTCCTGTACATCCTGCACTGGCAG GCATTACAGGCATCCTGATGAGCGCAGCGGGACTTCCTGTCTGCCTGACCCGCCCTCCCAAGCTGGTGCTTCATCCTCCACCCGTCAGCAAGAGTGACATCAAGCCCATCCCCGGTCTGGGCCACTGCTGTCGCAAAACCACAAAGAAACAGGCTCGTAAAG GGAAGACCCCTGAGGAGGTGGTGAAGAGGTACCTTCAGAAAGTCCGAAATCCACCAGAGGAG GACTGCACCATctgcatggaggccctggccggGCAATCGGGCTACAAAGGCCCCGGCGTGGGTGGCATCTCCCGGGCCGAGTCAGTGGGCCGCCTCGCACAGTGTGGCCACCAGTACCACCTCCAATGCCTCGTCGCTATGTACAACAATGGCAACAAGGACGGCAGCCTGCAGTGTCCGACCTGCAAGACCATCTACGGAGTCAAGACCGGGAACCAGCCGCCCGGCAAGATGGAGTACCACGTCATCCCGCACTCGCTACCCGGCCACCCGGACTGCAAAACCATCCGTATCATTTATAACATCCCTCCTGGCATCCAG GGCCCAGAGCACCCGAATCCAGGCAAACCCTTCACTGCCCGCGGGTTCCCCAGACACTGTTACCTCCCTGACAGCGAGAAGGGACGCAAG GTTCTGAGGCTTCTTCTGGTAGCGTGGGACCGCCGGCTCATTTTCTCTGTGGGTACATCCAGCACCACGGGCGAGTCGGACACAGTCATCTGGAACGAGGTGCACCACAAGACGGAGTTCGGCTCCAACCTGACGGGCCACGGCTACCCCGACCCGGGCCACTTGGACAACGTTCTGGAGGAGCTGAAGGCTCAGGGCATCACCGAGGAGGAGTGCCTGCCCAGAGACTGA
- the msantd1 gene encoding myb/SANT-like DNA-binding domain-containing protein 1, whose protein sequence is MASEDGFSYLMAGHNEKHRRAPNWTDGEMKALLYVWEDHHNELKMSKRNAKVYEKMSQRFYQLTGEQRFKEEIKMKITNMSFQFRRLKSVVFESGETPDWPYFKAIEKILSKPLDNGRVNSLESQDSAAGPSTSSQSTDNLVPPSEEGGMGFLPEYTGSSDEMEIKQELDSLSSDSETHTQGSSSHQTSARKRHANKHLSMKRKKLRVMQAMLQQQKKSSRAIEETCREVRRAMQQQNLLQVQCLQLQERMMNLLEKMIQPPSATSASWGQSAVKDPVNP, encoded by the exons ATGGCATCCGAGGACGGTTTCAGCTACCTCATGGCAGGCCACAATGAGAAACACAGGCGGGCGCCGAACTGGACCGACGGCGAAATGAAAGCCCTGCTGTACGTGTGGGAGGACCACCACAACGAACTGAAGATGAGCAAGAGGAACGCCAAGGTGTACGAGAAGATGTCCCAGAGGTTTTACCAGCTGACGGGAGAGCAGCGCTTCAAAGAGGAGATCAAGATGAAGATCACCAACATGTCATTTCAATTCAG GCGACTGAAAAGCGTCGTTTTTGAAAGCGGGGAGACGCCGGATTGGCCGTATTTCAAGGCCATCGAGAAGATCCTCTCCAAGCCGCTGGACAACGGGCGGGTGAACTCTTTGGAGTCGCAGGACTCCGCTGCAGGcccctccacttcctcccagTCGACAGACAACCTGGTGCCCCCCtcggaggagggggggatgggCTTCCTGCCAGAGTACACGGGCTCCTCAGACGAGATGGAGATCAAACAAGAGCTGGACTCTTTGAGCTCTGACAGCGAGACTCACACGCAGGGATCCAG CTCTCACCAGACTTCAGCCAGGAAAAGACACGCCAACAAGCACCTGTCCATGAAGAGAAAGAAACTGCGGGTGATGCAGGCCATGTTACAGCAGCAGAAGAAGTCGAGCCGCGCCATCGAGGAGACGTGCAGGGAGGTCCGACGCGCCATGCAGCAACAGAACCTCCTGCAGGTCCAGTGTCTGCAGCTGCAGGAGCGTATGATGAACCTTCTTGAGAAGATGATCCAGCCTCCCTCCGCCACATCAGCATCGTGGGGTCAGAGTGCGGTCAAAGATCCAGTGAACCCATGA